The nucleotide sequence TCAGGCGATCCTGGCCGCCGTCGACCGGCAGCAGATCGTCGACGCCGTCTTCCCGACCGGCACCCGCCCGGCGACCAGCATCCTGGCGCACACCACACCGGACTACACCGACCTCGGCAAGGATCTGGCGTTCGACGAGGCCAAGGCGAAGTCCCTGCTGGACTCGGCGGGTTGGAGGACGAACGGCGACGGCGTCCGCGTCAAGGACGGCAAGAAGCTGAGCCTGACCGTCAAGTGGTTCGCCAACGCCGCCACCAACCAGCCCGCGCTGGAGCTCGTCCAGCAGCAGCTCAAGGCCGTCGGCATCGACGTGGTGCTCAAGCAGCTCCAGATCACCCAGTTCTCCCCGACCTTGCAGTCGGGCGACTTCGACGCGGTGTGGGGCAACGTGACCCGCGCCGACCCGGACATCCTGCGCAGCTCCTACTCGACCCTGCTGGCCGACTTCTACCACCTGCCCGCCGGTCCGCTGGACACCGTGCTGACCCGGCAGGCCGCGACGACCGACGCGGCCCGGCGCAAGCAACTGGTCGCCCAGGCGCAGACGTTGATCGTGCAGAACGCCTACGTCGTACCCGTGGTGGAGCTCCAGACGCAGCTGGGTATGGCGAAGAAGGTGCACGACCTCGCCTTCGACGCCTCCAGCCGGGTCCAGCTGCACGACACCTGGATCGGATAGCGGCCGGCATGCGTCTCTACGTGGCCAAACGACTCGCACAAGCACTCGGGGTGCTGTGGGCGGCCTACACCGTCTCCTTCCTCGTGCTGGACTTCCTGCCCGGTGATCCCGTCTCCGCGATGGCCGGGGCCGGCGCCGACACCGGCCAGGTCGATCCCGCCCGGCTCGCGGCCCTGCGGCACGCGTACGGCTTCGACAAGCCGGTGCTCGCGCAGTACGCCGACCACCTCGGCAGAGCGGTGCGCGGCGACTTCGGCGACTCGGTGTCCACCGGCCGGCCGGTGACGTCGACCCTGGCCGACGCGCTGCCGCAGACACTCCAGCTGACCGGCGCCGCGCTGCTGCTCGCGGTGCTCCTCGGCGGCGGACTGGCGGTGGCGGCGACGTACACCGGCCGGCGGTGGCTGCGGCAACTGCTGCTGTCGTTGCCGCCGCTGGGCGTGTCCGTACCGACCTTCTGGGTCGGGCTGGTGCTCGTCGAGCTCTTCTCCTTCCGGACGCGCCTGTTCCCCGCGTTCGGCAACGACGGACCGCGCGGCCTGGTGCTGCCGGCCGTGACCCTCGCGATCCCGACCGGCGCCCTGGTCGCACAGGTCCTGGCCAAGAGCCTGTTCACGGCGCTCGACCAGGCCTACGTCGAGACCGCCCGCGCCAAGGGCGCCGGGCGGCTGCGGATCCATCTGCGGCACGCGCTGCGCAACGCCTCCCTGCCCGCCCTGACGGTCGTCGGACTGCTGGCGGGCCAGCTGATCGCCGGTTCGGTCGTCGTCGAGACGGTGTTCTCGCGCGACGGCCTGGGCCGGGTCACCGCCGCCGCGGTCACGGTGCAGGACATCCCGCTCGTCCAGGGGGTCGTGGTGTTCGGCGCGCTGATCTTCGTGGCGGCCAACCTGGTCGTCGATCTCGTCTACCCGTTGCTCGACCCGCGGATCGTGGTGGCCCCGGGCAGGAAGGTGCGTCTCGCATGAGCCGGAGTCTCGCCGACGGTTCCGCAGCCACGGACACCGAGGCGGCACGGGCGGCCGGAGCCGCCACGACCGCCGGGGCCGAGGCCGCGGCCGGCCCGCTGCGGCCGGTGGATCCCGTCACCGATCCGAGCCCCGGCGGGGTCGCCGGACGCGGCGCCGGAGCGCAGCAGGTCCTGCGCTTCCTGCTGGCCCGGCCCGGACTGCTGCTCTCGGTCCTGGT is from Streptomyces asoensis and encodes:
- a CDS encoding ABC transporter permease — protein: MRLYVAKRLAQALGVLWAAYTVSFLVLDFLPGDPVSAMAGAGADTGQVDPARLAALRHAYGFDKPVLAQYADHLGRAVRGDFGDSVSTGRPVTSTLADALPQTLQLTGAALLLAVLLGGGLAVAATYTGRRWLRQLLLSLPPLGVSVPTFWVGLVLVELFSFRTRLFPAFGNDGPRGLVLPAVTLAIPTGALVAQVLAKSLFTALDQAYVETARAKGAGRLRIHLRHALRNASLPALTVVGLLAGQLIAGSVVVETVFSRDGLGRVTAAAVTVQDIPLVQGVVVFGALIFVAANLVVDLVYPLLDPRIVVAPGRKVRLA